A window of the Alnus glutinosa chromosome 4, dhAlnGlut1.1, whole genome shotgun sequence genome harbors these coding sequences:
- the LOC133866390 gene encoding E3 ubiquitin-protein ligase APD2-like isoform X1: MYRPVTLPPTSHSPRWQESWSRLLVPLTIWLCVSVSLKYGYYGDCRMLLGPSSSRLMQASSVFVEQVEVRDDDKKGVRFYAFTDKPDLSYEANWSVSNYVIVGSYSRQGFSLWLNKGSAIRMRWEAPTSALNKLEVVMIKGERKFNTLLPKVASSPDALALHQPISGKGAEYTIEEDDRYYLGVINTSPRNIILSLSLNVSAKMYDTSKAKSMCSTMTGSCRLSLLFPDTHYVILTTPNNGDLGGWNIELSFVARVVTYIAILGFIVIIVFLILKYLGACGEDEGTVIDTPVREAEREETETDPIMRVKPMPYTYGTGEEEEDSGALSSSSEELYDAKLCVICYDEQRNSFFVPCGHCATCYECAQRIMEGENKVCPICRRLIHKVRRLFHS, translated from the exons ATGTACCGGCCGGTGACGCTGCCTCCGACGAGCCATTCTCCACGGTGGCAAGAGTCCTGGAGTCGCCTGCTGGTTCCTCTGACTATTTGGCTTTGCG TTTCGGTGAGCCTCAAATATGGGTATTACGGGGATTGCCGTATGTTGCTCGGACCGAGCTCGTCGCGGTTGATGCAGGCAAGTTCCGTATTTGTGGAACAAGTTGAAGTTAGAGACGATGACAAGAAAGGCGTCCGTTTTTATGCCTTCACCGACAAGCCCGACTTGAGCTACGAAGCAAACTGGAGCGTCTCAAACTATGTGATCGTTGGATCCTACAGCCGCCAG GGATTTTCCTTGTGGTTGAACAAAGGCTCGGCAATCCGTATGAGATGGGAAGCTCCAACTAGTGCTTTAAACAAGCTTGAAGTGGTTATGATTAAAG GAGAGCGGAAATTCAATACATTATTGCCGAAAGTGGCAAGTTCCCCTGACGCCCTTGCCCTCCATCAACCAATCAGTG GAAAAGGAGCAGAATACACCATCGAGGAAGACGACAGGTACTACCTTGGCGTGATAAACACGAGTCCCAGAAACATAATTTTGAGCCTGAGTTTGAATGTTTCGGCGAAGATGTATGATACTTCTAAAGCTAAGAGCATGTGTTCTACAATGACCGGTTCCTGCCGGCTCAGCCTTCTGTTCCCCGATACTCACTATGTCATACTCACCACACCCAACAAT GGGGATCTTGGTGGATGGAACATTGAGCTTTCTTTTGTGGCACGTGTAGTAACATACATTGCAATTTTAG GATTTATTGTGATTATTGTTTTCCTGATACTGAAATACCTCGGAGCCTGCGGTGAAGATGAGGGCACCGTAATAGACACACCGGTACGAGAAGCTGAAAGGGAAGAAACTGAGACTGATCCTATAATGCGGGTGAAGCCAATGCCGTACACATATGGAACAGgtgaagaagaggaagattcgGGAGCATTGAGCAGCTCTTCGGAGGAATTATACGATGCAAAATTATGTGTAATTTGTTACGATGAGCAACGCAACAGCTTCTTTGTTCCTTGTGGCCACTGTGCTACCTGCTATGAATGTGCACAGAg GATTATGGAGGGGGAGAACAAGGTGTGTCCAATATGTCGACGGCTTATTCACAAAGTGAGGAGATTGTTTCACTCTTAG
- the LOC133866999 gene encoding cytochrome P450 81Q32-like, giving the protein MEIPFYHYVLLFLFLYFLTKHLVQTRKRLPPSPALSLPIIGHLYLLKKPLHRTFAKLSNQHGPVLFMSFGSRPALLVSSPTLAEECFTKNDVVFANRPRLLAGKHLGYNYTTLVWASYGHHWRNLRRIASVELLSSNRLQMFYGIRVDEVKSLIHRLSQHSKGDEFQTVDMKSTFFELTLNVLMRMITGKRDYGGEKVAELEGASKFKKIVMETFQLSVATNIGDFLPAFKWVGSRGLEKRLAMLQRKRDKFMQDLIEEHRRRGSDRDPAFEGRGKTMIDVLLSLQEAEPEYYTDEIIRGMTLVLLSAGTDTSAGTMEWTLSLLLNNPETLVKAQAEIDNHVGQSRLIEESDIAKLPYLRGIINETLRMYPAAPLLVPHESSEECTVGGYHVPRGTLLLVNVWAIHNDPRIWVEPRKFKPERFQGLEGERNGGIMLLPFGVGRRGCPGEGLGMRIVGLAIGSLIQCFEWKRIGKEMVDMSELEGLTTPKAQPLLAMCRSRSTMANFLSQL; this is encoded by the exons ATGGAAATCCCATTCTACCACTACGTTTTGCTCTTTCTCTTCCTGTATTTCCTTACGAAGCATTTGGTCCAAACAAGAAAACGACTTCCACCAAGCCCTGCTCTTTCTCTGCCCATCATCGGCCACCTCTATCTCCTTAAGAAACCTCTCCACAGAACCTTCGCTAAACTTTCCAACCAACATGGTCCAGTACTATTCATGAGCTTCGGCTCCCGCCCTGCTCTCCTTGTTTCTTCCCCCACTCTCGCGGAGGAATGCTTCACcaaaaatgacgtcgtttttgCAAACCGCCCGCGCCTCCTTGCCGGAAAACACCTTGGTTACAATTACACTACCCTTGTTTGGGCCTCATACGGCCACCACTGGCGCAACTTAAGGCGCATAGCTTCTGTTGAGCTTCTGTCATCTAATCGCCTCCAGATGTTCTATGGCATACGTGTTGACGAGGTTAAATCATTAATCCACCGACTTTCTCAACACTCAAAAGGGGATGAGTTTCAGACTGTGGACATGAAGTCAACGTTTTTTGAGCTGACACTCAATGTTTTGATGAGGATGATCACAGGAAAGCGGGATTATGGCGGAGAGAAGGTGGCAGAATTGGAGGGAGCAAGCAAGTTTAAGAAAATTGTGATGGAGACCTTTCAGCTCAGTGTGGCTACAAATATAGGAGATTTTCTGCCTGCTTTTAAGTGGGTTGGATCAAGAGGACTTGAGAAAAGGTTGGCCATGTTGCAGAGGAAGAGGGATAAATTCATGCAGGATTTGATTGAAGAACATCGAAGAAGGGGGAGTGATCGGGATCCTGCTTTTGAAGGGAGGGGCAAGACCATGATCGACGTCCTATTGTCACTGCAAGAAGCTGAACCTGAATATTATACGGATGAAATCATCAGAGGCATGACACTA GTATTGTTATCAGCAGGGACTGACACTTCTGCTGGAACGATGGAGTGGACATTGTCACTCTTGTTGAACAACCCGGAGACCCTTGTGAAAGCCCAGGCTGAAATCGACAATCACGTTGGACAGAGCAGGCTAATTGAAGAATCAGATATTGCAAAGCTTCCCTATCTCCGCGGCATCATAAATGAGACACTCCGAATGTACCCGGCTGCCCCGCTGCTGGTACCCCACGAGTCTTCAGAGGAGTGTACTGTCGGAGGGTACCATGTTCCACGCGGCACACTGCTATTGGTGAATGTGTGGGCCATACATAATGATCCTAGGATATGGGTAGAACCTAGAAAATTCAAACCAGAGAGATTCCAAGGTCTAGAAGGAGAAAGGAATGGTGGGATCATGCTTTTGCCGTTTGGAGTAGGGAGAAGAGGCTGCCCTGGGGAGGGCTTGGGTATGCGAATAGTTGGGCTGGCCATAGGATCACTGATTCAGTGCTTTGAGTGGAAAAGAATTGGAAAAGAGATGGTGGACATGAGTGAATTGGAAGGGCTCACCACGCCCAAAGCTCAGCCCTTATTAGCCATGTGTAGGTCACGTTCTACCATGGCAAATTTTCTTTCCCAACTTTGA
- the LOC133866390 gene encoding E3 ubiquitin-protein ligase APD1-like isoform X2, producing the protein MLLGPSSSRLMQASSVFVEQVEVRDDDKKGVRFYAFTDKPDLSYEANWSVSNYVIVGSYSRQGFSLWLNKGSAIRMRWEAPTSALNKLEVVMIKGERKFNTLLPKVASSPDALALHQPISGKGAEYTIEEDDRYYLGVINTSPRNIILSLSLNVSAKMYDTSKAKSMCSTMTGSCRLSLLFPDTHYVILTTPNNGDLGGWNIELSFVARVVTYIAILGFIVIIVFLILKYLGACGEDEGTVIDTPVREAEREETETDPIMRVKPMPYTYGTGEEEEDSGALSSSSEELYDAKLCVICYDEQRNSFFVPCGHCATCYECAQRIMEGENKVCPICRRLIHKVRRLFHS; encoded by the exons ATGTTGCTCGGACCGAGCTCGTCGCGGTTGATGCAGGCAAGTTCCGTATTTGTGGAACAAGTTGAAGTTAGAGACGATGACAAGAAAGGCGTCCGTTTTTATGCCTTCACCGACAAGCCCGACTTGAGCTACGAAGCAAACTGGAGCGTCTCAAACTATGTGATCGTTGGATCCTACAGCCGCCAG GGATTTTCCTTGTGGTTGAACAAAGGCTCGGCAATCCGTATGAGATGGGAAGCTCCAACTAGTGCTTTAAACAAGCTTGAAGTGGTTATGATTAAAG GAGAGCGGAAATTCAATACATTATTGCCGAAAGTGGCAAGTTCCCCTGACGCCCTTGCCCTCCATCAACCAATCAGTG GAAAAGGAGCAGAATACACCATCGAGGAAGACGACAGGTACTACCTTGGCGTGATAAACACGAGTCCCAGAAACATAATTTTGAGCCTGAGTTTGAATGTTTCGGCGAAGATGTATGATACTTCTAAAGCTAAGAGCATGTGTTCTACAATGACCGGTTCCTGCCGGCTCAGCCTTCTGTTCCCCGATACTCACTATGTCATACTCACCACACCCAACAAT GGGGATCTTGGTGGATGGAACATTGAGCTTTCTTTTGTGGCACGTGTAGTAACATACATTGCAATTTTAG GATTTATTGTGATTATTGTTTTCCTGATACTGAAATACCTCGGAGCCTGCGGTGAAGATGAGGGCACCGTAATAGACACACCGGTACGAGAAGCTGAAAGGGAAGAAACTGAGACTGATCCTATAATGCGGGTGAAGCCAATGCCGTACACATATGGAACAGgtgaagaagaggaagattcgGGAGCATTGAGCAGCTCTTCGGAGGAATTATACGATGCAAAATTATGTGTAATTTGTTACGATGAGCAACGCAACAGCTTCTTTGTTCCTTGTGGCCACTGTGCTACCTGCTATGAATGTGCACAGAg GATTATGGAGGGGGAGAACAAGGTGTGTCCAATATGTCGACGGCTTATTCACAAAGTGAGGAGATTGTTTCACTCTTAG